A genome region from Cerasicoccus sp. TK19100 includes the following:
- a CDS encoding PEP-CTERM sorting domain-containing protein, protein MKLSHHFPLPQKLTCVTVLALGAFGLSNVTLQAQAIPISNNSFEAQVNPDSGGAFNAGAFDDVGPWTGWTVITTQNLNASSGEQTAVGFKDLTPPDGSQVMSLMSGASIGQVSGTAWSSLSVGDVLTLTVSVGDRTAGPSWSDQSFFGLTDGLASGSLIDGTLRGNTVANSGEITAPPTGIDSGTFGDMSFNYTIVAADLLRSGNIGVVVAAYGQVGSTGGGTTSVANQAFFDDVRLSVAAIPEPSTYALLVGLLGIVCVIYRRR, encoded by the coding sequence ATGAAATTATCGCACCACTTCCCCCTGCCTCAGAAACTTACCTGTGTTACCGTGCTCGCCCTGGGTGCCTTCGGCCTTTCCAACGTGACGCTCCAGGCGCAAGCGATTCCCATTTCGAACAACAGCTTCGAGGCCCAAGTGAATCCCGATAGCGGGGGAGCGTTTAACGCTGGTGCCTTTGATGACGTCGGCCCCTGGACGGGGTGGACGGTGATTACCACGCAAAACCTCAACGCGAGCTCTGGAGAGCAAACCGCCGTCGGCTTCAAGGATTTGACGCCTCCCGATGGCAGCCAGGTGATGAGCCTGATGTCCGGTGCTAGCATTGGGCAAGTCTCGGGAACGGCGTGGTCCAGCCTGAGCGTCGGCGATGTGTTGACTTTAACCGTCTCCGTGGGTGACCGCACGGCTGGCCCCAGTTGGTCGGACCAGTCCTTCTTCGGTCTGACCGATGGCTTGGCGTCCGGCTCGTTGATTGATGGCACCTTGCGGGGCAACACCGTGGCCAACTCAGGTGAGATTACCGCACCGCCAACGGGTATCGACAGCGGCACCTTCGGCGACATGTCTTTCAACTATACCATCGTCGCCGCCGACCTGCTGCGCTCGGGTAATATCGGCGTGGTTGTCGCCGCCTACGGACAAGTCGGCAGCACCGGCGGCGGCACGACGTCCGTCGCAAACCAAGCATTCTTTGACGACGTTCGCCTGAGCGTGGCGGCCATCCCCGAGCCGTCCACCTACGCGCTGCTGGTCGGCCTGCTCGGCATCGTCTGCGTGATCTACCGCCGCCGCTAA
- a CDS encoding helix-turn-helix domain-containing protein — translation MKGQSKGYPSADLLHRCHFRLLQLGSRRGIPGQRNDPVWNKPRTMEHNEIWHVWRGVGYIQKEGAEAIRFNSGSLLFLKADSRYESWQDLEDPACITHISFQVLDDEGSPVTELFPDALPTTLARTREMLFDSMLRRIQELHWEMFNEQRGKKLPPERRYVAGYWDVDMKFRFWESAPLFTNLRIPAETPDGFLGSLADNLFKSLVLEFLYQAEHEQTPYRSGVSLRHRQIIQNILCTIEDDNQSTPTVEALAKTAGYGINHFTRIFTKVVGKPPKEYITDLRIRRAKDLLANSDRSLKEVAIQVGYQSPAFFSRQFKLKEGISPSEFRRTGKMATQG, via the coding sequence ATGAAAGGTCAATCCAAAGGCTACCCCTCTGCGGATTTACTTCATCGTTGTCATTTTCGATTATTGCAGCTGGGCAGTCGGCGCGGCATTCCGGGGCAGCGCAACGACCCGGTTTGGAACAAACCGCGCACCATGGAGCATAACGAAATCTGGCACGTGTGGCGCGGCGTTGGCTACATCCAAAAAGAAGGTGCAGAGGCGATACGCTTCAACAGCGGGTCACTGCTTTTTCTCAAAGCCGATAGCCGCTACGAAAGCTGGCAGGACTTGGAGGACCCGGCCTGCATTACCCACATCTCTTTTCAAGTTCTGGATGACGAAGGCTCACCGGTCACGGAGCTCTTTCCGGATGCCTTACCCACGACGTTGGCCCGCACGCGAGAGATGCTGTTCGACAGCATGCTGCGCCGCATTCAGGAGCTGCATTGGGAAATGTTCAACGAGCAGCGCGGCAAGAAACTGCCCCCGGAGCGTCGCTACGTCGCCGGCTATTGGGATGTGGATATGAAGTTTCGCTTTTGGGAATCCGCGCCGCTCTTCACCAACCTGAGAATACCGGCCGAGACGCCAGACGGCTTTCTGGGATCACTCGCGGACAATCTGTTTAAGTCCCTGGTGCTGGAGTTTCTTTATCAGGCCGAGCATGAGCAGACGCCTTACCGCTCGGGCGTCAGCCTGCGGCACCGACAAATTATCCAGAATATCCTTTGCACGATTGAGGACGACAACCAGAGCACGCCCACCGTGGAAGCCCTGGCAAAAACGGCCGGCTACGGCATCAACCACTTTACCCGCATCTTCACCAAAGTCGTCGGCAAGCCGCCGAAGGAATACATCACCGATTTGCGCATTCGGCGAGCCAAGGATCTCTTGGCCAATTCCGACCGCTCCCTCAAAGAGGTGGCCATTCAAGTGGGCTACCAAAGCCCGGCTTTCTTCTCGCGGCAGTTCAAGCTCAAGGAAGGCATCAGCCCCAGCGAGTTTCGGCGGACTGGCAAAATGGCGACGCAGGGTTAA
- the mutL gene encoding DNA mismatch repair endonuclease MutL codes for MEHPPAIEKLHPKLEAGAAISMMGSLSNTIDSSTAPQIRVLPDRVINQIAAGEVIERPAAVVKELVENSLDAGATRVEVEFRHGGKSYIRIEDNGCGMAPDAALLAMERHATSKLREAEDLHKITSLGFRGEALPSIASVSRFTLKTRPADREHGTEIFINGGKFIHQRECGMPPGTRIEVAHLFNSVPARRKFLKTDNTEAAHIIHLVRLLAVARPETAFTLIEDGRTVFQSPECPTMKDRVAEIWGRQLAGQLVELPEVSGNSGLRLKGLIGQPGVGRTTRKEMIALVNGRAVDSRTLNYALIEGYHTHIPKGRFPLAFLFLEIDPAAIDVNIHPAKREVRFRDEGGVRRFVLNAVQDRLRELATFELKKSVPEEPVDDAARTAKEQLAKASLPKPAITPPAPEPPVKPPAPSSYPRTKPKPVSEDFRAKYVAKESPAKPVAKKPLPDEPANAELSTSASSTPQSPARPPSVKAESAPIETPESEAPLAPTPEPKATRFKWRFLGRFKVDFALFETETALTLVRLRAAHERIWYERIAGYFASQSQARQQLLFPVPLEFEPRTAAVIQDHLDWIDEHGFTLEEFGRNFYRLEAHPDWLPEAQAESFLRDMIDRLLAGEIDPKRTQLAHEALAKIAATRAIRYDDNLPDAAIEHLVEQLLECRQPLSCPRGRPTIVELSANEMRKRFGLG; via the coding sequence ATGGAACATCCGCCCGCGATAGAAAAATTGCATCCGAAGCTTGAGGCGGGGGCGGCGATTTCCATGATGGGTAGCTTGTCCAACACCATCGACAGTTCCACGGCACCGCAGATCCGCGTGCTGCCCGACCGCGTCATTAACCAGATCGCGGCGGGCGAAGTCATCGAGCGCCCGGCGGCGGTGGTCAAGGAGCTCGTGGAAAACTCACTCGACGCCGGCGCGACACGGGTCGAGGTGGAGTTCCGCCACGGCGGCAAGAGCTACATCCGCATCGAAGACAACGGCTGCGGCATGGCACCCGACGCCGCGCTGCTCGCCATGGAGCGCCACGCCACGAGCAAGCTCCGTGAGGCCGAAGACCTGCATAAAATCACCAGCCTGGGCTTTCGCGGCGAGGCCCTGCCGTCCATTGCCAGCGTGAGCCGGTTCACCCTGAAGACCCGTCCTGCCGACCGCGAGCACGGCACGGAAATTTTCATTAACGGCGGCAAGTTCATCCACCAGCGGGAGTGCGGCATGCCGCCGGGTACGCGCATCGAGGTGGCGCATTTGTTCAACAGCGTGCCTGCGCGCCGGAAGTTTTTAAAGACCGACAACACCGAGGCCGCGCACATCATCCACCTCGTGCGACTGCTCGCCGTGGCGCGGCCGGAGACGGCGTTCACGCTGATTGAGGACGGGCGCACGGTGTTTCAATCCCCCGAATGCCCGACGATGAAGGACCGCGTCGCGGAGATTTGGGGACGGCAACTGGCCGGGCAACTCGTGGAGCTCCCGGAGGTCTCAGGCAACAGCGGTCTGCGGCTCAAGGGGCTGATCGGCCAGCCAGGCGTCGGCCGCACCACGCGCAAGGAAATGATCGCCCTCGTCAACGGGCGCGCGGTGGACAGCCGCACGCTGAACTACGCGCTGATCGAGGGCTACCACACGCACATTCCCAAGGGACGGTTCCCGCTGGCGTTTCTCTTTCTCGAAATCGACCCCGCCGCGATCGATGTCAACATCCACCCGGCTAAGCGCGAGGTGCGCTTTCGCGACGAGGGTGGGGTGAGGCGCTTCGTGCTCAACGCCGTGCAAGACCGCCTGCGCGAACTGGCCACCTTTGAACTGAAAAAATCCGTGCCCGAGGAGCCGGTGGATGACGCCGCGCGCACCGCCAAAGAGCAGCTCGCCAAAGCCAGTTTGCCGAAGCCGGCGATTACTCCGCCTGCGCCTGAACCACCCGTCAAACCGCCGGCGCCCTCCAGCTACCCGCGCACGAAGCCCAAGCCTGTTTCAGAAGATTTTCGCGCGAAATACGTCGCCAAGGAATCGCCCGCCAAGCCGGTCGCGAAGAAGCCGCTGCCCGACGAGCCCGCAAATGCTGAGCTGTCGACGTCCGCTTCGTCGACACCGCAGTCCCCCGCAAGACCGCCTTCGGTTAAAGCCGAGTCCGCTCCAATAGAAACGCCCGAATCCGAAGCACCGCTAGCACCCACACCCGAGCCCAAGGCCACGCGTTTCAAGTGGCGTTTTCTCGGCCGGTTCAAGGTGGACTTCGCGCTCTTTGAGACCGAGACCGCGCTCACTCTGGTGCGCCTGCGCGCCGCGCATGAGCGCATTTGGTATGAGCGCATTGCGGGTTACTTTGCATCGCAAAGTCAGGCACGGCAGCAGTTGCTCTTTCCCGTGCCGTTGGAGTTCGAGCCGCGCACGGCAGCCGTGATTCAGGACCACCTGGACTGGATCGATGAGCATGGCTTTACGCTGGAGGAATTTGGCCGCAACTTCTACCGGCTCGAAGCGCACCCGGACTGGTTGCCCGAGGCGCAGGCGGAATCCTTTTTGCGCGACATGATCGACCGTCTGCTCGCGGGCGAGATCGACCCCAAGCGCACGCAGCTTGCCCACGAGGCCCTGGCCAAGATCGCCGCCACCCGCGCGATCCGCTACGATGACAACCTGCCCGATGCCGCGATCGAGCACCTCGTCGAGCAGCTCCTCGAATGCCGCCAACCCTTGTCCTGTCCCCGCGGTCGCCCCACGATCGTCGAGCTCTCCGCCAACGAAATGCGCAAGCGCTTCGGGCTGGGTTGA